In Miscanthus floridulus cultivar M001 chromosome 8, ASM1932011v1, whole genome shotgun sequence, the sequence acgcaaagtcctttctgctacaaaatatagggttgccattattttcggacattttctccaccttcgctcaacacgaaccattcataacttttgttgtagagttcaattagagttgtttgagcaaggtaccaaggtttggttggcttcataggtttccatccacttgataaagcaattcatgcaaagatatgacttatcatttcatgtgactttttaattccaaacttcatgaaacttttccacgggtctagatggatgcatgtggatgtaatgtacatggaagaagcatgtttagcattactcttgcataatcttaataagggtccatatgtaagcatttgtgcgtggcccaagtttaagttggagctccatcatgtagatttgatctttacaccttgattaccacttgacatgtcatgtttgagctcaaacccattgcctaactggtgataaacacctggggtgttacagaagTGTGCCACGCCAACATCTCCGACTTGACTTCCTTTGCTTACGTAGGTACCTTAGCCATTAGTTCATGTATATACATGTTTTGATCCCATTCGGTTGAGATACGGGTTCTTCATCGGTTGCAAGAAAATTTATTGAATAGTAGGTACATCTTGATCGCCAAGCTTCATTTAGTCGCTTGCTTGCCCTTTAGGTCTGTGACGCACCTGCTTGAGTTGGGCCTCACATTCAGGTGATGAGGTACCCCGAGTCCATATAACTGACACCTAGTCGAAAGGAGCTCGGCAGAGGGTGGCGAGCACAACCCAGGATGGATCTCGGCGAGAGGGAGCTCGGGCAAGGATGAAACCAGTGGGGGAGCCAACCTAGCGAGAAAGAGAGGATTGCTAGTGAGGAGGTGAGCCCAAAGGTACCTCATCCCGCCCAGGCGCATTGACAATGAAGCAGCTGTAGTGGGAGCACCTAGATGCATCGGTAGCGAGAGCAACTAGCGCTGCAATTTGGgatgaggaaggaggaggaggtgcaACAACAGCGGGAGCAAGCCAGGATCACCACGGGGATGGAGAAGGGCGAGGGGAAGCAGCAGCGGAAGGGGAGAGAGGAATTGAGGGAGCGGATGAAGCGTCGGGGGGAGGGGAACCGGTGGCTAGGAACGGGAGAGGAGCATTGGGGCTAGGGTGACGCCGTGATGCACTATATATTTTCACGCTTTGGGTTTGGGCTGAAAAACTTCTATTGGGCTTCTTTTAGCCTGCTTTCTTGAGGCCTTACGGATATTGAGGATGGGGAGCTAGCGCGGATGGGCTGCGGTGGCACGTAGTTCGGCATTGTAGCAGACAACGGCCGTAGATGGTGAGGAGGCTAGCGCGATCGCCTGTAAGAGCAACTCTAACAGTTTGCATCACTTGGCAAATCTATAGTTTTGCCGAGTCTCAAAACCAAATGCCAAGTGAAAAAAGAGGCCTTCTCCAATAGTTTGCTATTTGGGCTTGGCAAATTGAAAATTGGTGGCCCACATGTCTTAATTTTTTGCGGGGTCGGTGCTGGGGCGACGCCCCTTCATCTCGCGCGAAGGAGATCGCGCGGCGCGTCCGTCCATCTTCGACGCGTGTACAGGGCCGCGGCGCCAATCTCCTCCCTCTGCCGCCGCCCGTTCTTCGTCCCTCTGCCGCCGCCCATCTCTTCCTCCCTCTGCCGTCGTGTAGAATGAAAGGGCGAAAGGAAGTCCAAAGTAAGTCGCGTAGAAGTCGAAGGAAAAGAATCGCAGAAGTTGCCTACTCGCGTTGCATTGGGATCCCCGGGAACATCGAGTGCCTCGACGGGGAAGGACTCGCGTGTGCACCGGTGTAGATCGATGTTGCCTAGCTGATACCTAGCGTGCACCTGCAGATCGATCTACGGTGCTTGATCGGGATAACAAAAAAGTGCAGCTCATCAGACCTAGCTGATCGGATCCTAGCAATACCCTAGCAGCCGCCGACAGCCAACGATAATAAAGATCGATGAAACGAGATCGAGGGAAGAACCTACCTTCTCTGCTCGCGTTGATCCTTGTCTCCTCGCGACAGCATCCGTCGGCGATCCGGCCGTCTCCTCCAACTCGCGacgaagaagggcgccggcggtcCGTCTACTACTCCTCGCGACGCTGCCACGCGAGATAAAGGAAGCCGCGCCTGGCTGTTCGCGCGCGCGGGAAAGGAAAGGCGGGACTGCTTCGCGCGCATAGGACAAGCAGCGGCGTCGCCCGAATTCGCGATGGCAAGCGACCGAAGCAGGCGTAAATATGCGCGTGGAAGGGCCTAGGATGCCAAGTTCCCCAAAATGCCAACTACTTTTGCCAACTTGTTGGAGGctcattttttgtttttggcAAAAATCCTAGGATGCCAAGTCCTTTTAGCaaactgttggagttgctctaacgaACCTAGCCTCGACGACATACAACAAGGGACGGGGGAGAGATGGACAGAtagacactactacagaaatgagctttagtcccggttgggaactagctctactcccggtttcccaaccgggactagcaatccggggctaaaggtgttgttctttagtcccggtttgccacaatcgggactaaagatcctccctgctttaaaaaaaataatacctcccaccgctgcgccctgtgagattcgaaccaaagacctcatgcactgcctcgcgtgtagcttaccaccccacctacacaacacatctaacgatggatgggatgctttccttttgaactaacatatccggggacctttagtcccggttggtgttaccaaccgggactaaagggtcctttagtccgggttggtgttaccaaccgggactaaagggtctacctttagtctgggttggtattaccaaccgggactaaaggttggaggacttttagtcccggtttagccgttgggcagggacctttagtttcggttggagacaccaaccggaactaaaggccttctagtcccgggggcaaaaaaatgccgaggctaatgctaaattgggacatccgttctaaagtctgttctctagtagtgagagGATCATTGGAATTGACCCGGGTGTGTCCAGGAGTGAGAGTTTTGATAGTCTGGGACCCGGATGACATATTAAAATAGATCCAAGGACCATACTGAGACCCGATAAAACTATAGTGAGACCCGAACATACATTGTTTAGGTATTTGGATGAAAGTTTTGCAAGTTTGGAGACCAAAATGACATAGCGGTACAAGTTGAAGGACCGATAGTGCACTTTACTCTATGTTTAACTAGCAGAGGTAACCCATccttttaaacacctatatatgtaTCATTACATAAGAGACAGGAAGGGATGATTTATATTGTATTTAAGAAGACCGTTGCATCATGGCTGGATCGGAGCGCGAGCAACACCAACAATATCAGAGGAGCATGCGGTAAAGCACCAGCATTGAAACCAGTAACATTCGCCGTGCACGTTCTCGGAGCTTTCTTCTTGGCATATATTATCGCAATCGACATTGTTGTCAAGGGTCCAGCACAATCCGTGATAATTGCCGCTAAGGTGCTGCGTGTATGCAGGCATTGAACATACTAGCACATGCAAGAATGTGGTTAATTAGCCCAAAGATTAATCAAAACAACATATTAAGGTGCATACACTAGCCAATTCAGCGCCAAAACTTAAGCTGTTAGGAGAGACACTTATATTTCCAACAGTTGATATATGTGCACTTACATACCGGCGGCCACGATGACAATTAGGAGCACGGCTGCAGAGAGATTCTTTCCTGAATGCGCCATTGgttgttgtttttttcttttgtgGAAGTTTTTGTACGTTGAAGAAAAGAATGAGCGAGCAGGTTGATGGACGATCGAGTGAGGAGAAGcccgacaatatatatatatataaatcacaTGCCTAGTGTGTTCCACCGTAGAAGCATGAACATACGATCCTATATGCCTAGTGTGTTCCACCGGAAGCATGAACATACGATCCTATCCCCTAGTGTTTTCCAACAGAAGCTGGCCGGCCGGTCGCAAAGCTGGGCCTGCACTGGCCATGGTGCAAGGCGCTGGCTGCCTCGTCACCAATGCGCCAAAGGTTGAAGCTGGAGACATATTTGAATGCCGGAGGAGGAGGCAGCGCCAAAAGCCCAGTAGTTCTACTACTGCCAGTGGACTGAAGCAACACTAGCGGGCCATAAGCGGCAAACAGGGGGCTGCAAGCGGACATCACAATCTGTAGATTGTTTGCTTGGGCCAGCAAGCGAAAAACACGTCTGAGTTACCCAGAACGTGCTTCTCCTCATACGATGGCAAATCGGCAAAATCGGCAAGTGCCAACACCTCCATCTTACCGTCTCCGATACATCCAGCGGAATCAGAGGTGGAACTCCAGCGCGGGATGTTGGGCCGGAAGAACAGGTCACAATCACAGGGGATGCGGGCTGGCACGGTCCAAGAGTTCATTATGAGCTGTGTTTGTTGATGGACTCCGTAACCTCATCTACAGCTTGTTTCGTATAGGTCCGCTTTTTTTTTAACTATAATAATAATACCAAGAAAAATACATCTACTAGGAGTATTTGGCGCGGGATGTTGGGCCGGAAGAATGAGCGAGGAGATTGGTGGACAATCGGAGCGAGGAGAAGTCCGACGatatattgtgagagaaaaataccgttccgactaaaaaaacaaactgaaaaagacAGAATTATAAAAGAAACCAACAGGGCCATAAATCACATGCCTAGTGTGTTCCACCGTCGAAGCATGAACATACGATCCTATCCTCTAGTGTTTTCCAACAGAAGCTGGGCCATGGTTCCAGGCGCTACATGTGTTTGCTAATGTGTTTGCTGATGGActcaatattatatatataaatcacTCAAACACAGTTCATTATGAGCTATGTTTGCTGATGGACTCCGTAACCAACGCGCCAAAGGTTGCAGCTGGAGACAAATTTGaatgccggaggaggaggaggcagcgccAACATAATGAACAAAGAACGAACAAATCCTGAAGTAGTACAATACAATCACTGTCGAAGAACACGTATACGGCTGAGTGGTGGTAATTACCGTCGGTCGTCGGATCACTCACTCTCTGACCCTTGGGAACAGGCACCTGTACATCCTGGACATGAAGGACCTCTCGGCCTTCCTCTTCCCGTGTCGCCGCGCGCGTGGTGCCGCCGCCTCGTGGTCGGGCGACAGCAGCttgggcggcggcgcgggggcggTCCTGCTGGCCTCCTCCCGGTGGCGCTTCACCTTCTCAAACTGCACCGTGAAGCCCTGCGCCGCCATCGCCGCGTTCTGCTCGTCCCACACGCCGAACCTCGGCACGGCCGACGGCTTGGGAcgccgcggcagcggcggcgggggcgggtgATGGTGGCGCGGCGGCGACGCTGAGGCGGACGCTGCCCTCGGCGCACCGTGATGGTGGTGGTGATTGTGGTATTGggcgccgtggccgtggccgtggccgctgCCGTGCGTCTGCGGCGGGAAGCTGCCGCCGTCGCTGTTACTGTTGCTGCTGGTGTACCTGGGCTGGTACGGCCTGGGCGGCGAGAACTTGCTGCCGCGGCTGCTGGCCTCGGATGCCGCGTTGCTGCCGTTGCTCCCGGTCCGGCGGTGGTACCCGTGCCCGGGGTGTGGGTGCGGCCGGTGGTGCGGCTGCGGCGCCGGCGCGTGGACGAGGCCGTTGCCGTGCGAGCTCGGCGGCCGTGACGGCACGCTCCTTGCGCTGAGATTCTCGTAATGCTCGTAGGGGTCGAAGTCGTAACCAGCAGCAGGCGCGTGGCCGTGCGAGCTCGGCGGGCGGGAAGCCACGTTCCTGCTGCTGAGACTGTCGTAGTGCTCGTACGGGTCCAAGTCGTAGCCGGCACCGGCCACTACCGGCGGCGGCGCCCTGGCTGCGGCGGCGGGCTGGCCGTGGCCGTGCGAGCTCGGCTGGCGTGACGGCACCTTCCTGCTCAGGCTCTCGTAGTGCTCGTACGGGTCGAAGTCgtagcctccgccgccgccggtggcggAAGGCTTGGGAGCGGGCGCCGGCGGTGCCTTGTTGTCTCGCACCTTCTCGAAGAAGACGGTGTAGCCGACGTTCTCGGCGTCCCAGGAGCCGAACTTGGGCACCACGGCGTGCCCGGCCTGCATTCAATCATGCACGAGTCTCAGTGAACAGTTGCTGCGAACTGCGGATGgcgaaaaattttgcaaaatgacactgtagcacttttcgttgttatttggcaattagtgtccaatcataatctaattaggattaaaagatttgtctcgtaaatttcgtctaaactgtgtaattaattttattttttatttatatttaatgcttcatgcatgcgtccaaagattcgatgtgacgggaaatcttgaaaaattttgcaaaatttgctGGAACGACCTACGGTTAAGTAACACACAATCTTCGATGCCGTCACAGTTTTTTAATCTACgaatttaaattaaaaaaaacaaagaagtCTGGCTACGTGAAAATGAAAGTTGTACTACGGAGTACGTGTTAACCAACTACCGCTACTAGCAGCATTTGCCTTGAACTCCAAGAGAAAAGCACACGACAGGGTAGCCGCCCGCTTGGACAGCTACCTGCAGCTTGACACCAAATCATACATGCGTGCGAGCAGTGGCACGTCAAAGAAACAGGTACAGCTAGTAGGATCAGTACTAATCAGGTTCGTGCATCGCAAATCTGAATCGTGCATCGCAAATCTGAATCGTGCATCCCGTAGCTGAGACTGAAAGCCTCGAAGGGCACCGTACGTAGGCTAAACTAAACTCATCCATCCGGACCGGATGCACgcactccactccactccactcgTGTCAATGCAACCATCGTCGGTAACGATGGCAGACGGATCCATCGTGCCAAGTCGCCTTCCCGTGTGATcgaggagccgccgccgcctcgacGTCTGGCGCGTACGTACTCCTCGTCGCTGCTCGCTGCTTTCCGTCCGTTTCCTGTGTGCTGGAGCTTGACCTCACTCCACCAACGGCAGCGGGCTTGGAGTCCCGGCACATGGGTGGGTGCCCCACGCGAGCGGCGAGCCGTCCAATCCAATGCAAGCACGGGATCACACGCCAtgtgccggcggcgccgcctggGAAAGTCAGGAGCGGCGCCCTGAATTTGGATGCGTCCAAGCCAACAGCCATGCTGTTTTATTTTAGACTAACAGTAGGTAGGTGACATGGTATTGGCTGATAGCCAACAGCCATGCTCTTTACGCCTTGCTGAATAAAATGATCCTGGTGACTGCGCAAGTGAGCAGTGACCACCACCAAACCGATGCCCCGCGCTAATTCTAGAGTGTATGATTCTCttgtctcaaaaaaaaaaaagaattctgAATTGTGTGATGGCGCCGTCGCGGTTGGGGGAAGGTGGCAATCATCATTAACAACAACATGGGGGCACATGGGCAGGGTTCTGGGATGATGgagccatatatgatatgatCCCAATGTGATCATCATGCAGCGTAGCACACAGTACTCCTACTAGCTTCGTTGTAGTAGTAATAAAAACACATTTACGACACGTATGAATAATGAATCTACAGCAGCCATGCATGGAGATGGAGTACTGCTAGTAATGAAGCAGATGGCATTAAACACGCGTGATCGCCGATGCCAGCCGGAGCAACCGTCCAAGTGCCATCATTTTGGTGGATGCAGGGATAAGCAAACGGTGCCACCCATGCGTAATCTATGGCCTATGGCAAATGTTACTTACAGCAGCCATGTTGTCGTTGTTGCGTGCGCGCGCGCCTGGAGAAGGATTGGCCGCCagagaggacgacgacgacggaccGACGGACGAGGCCGGCCGGACCCTGCTGGTTGTTCGTTCCTGCACCACctccggtcctcctcctcctgaccTCCTCTCCGTGCGCCGCTCCCAGACGAGAACGCACGCGGCGGGCGGGCCGGCCGGAGGAAGGAGAAGGCGGGGGTGTGACGACGATGGATGTCCAGGGCAGGGCAGCGGTCGGAGTCTGCCGAGGAGACGCCTTTATGGTTGGGTTTGTTGGTTGCGTTGCGCAGCTGGGAGGAGAGCTATCGACAACTGAGCAGCCCTCCCTAATTAGAGGCGCCCCAGCCGGCCAACCGGCCGCCGGAGCAGCCAGCCACGCACGGGCCCCAGCTAGCAGCAACCTTCGTAACTGCGGGTCTGCGGCGTTGCGGAACAGCGTGGCAGCGCGTCGCTGTATCTGTCTGTATGCGCGGATCGGAGAGACGACGcggaaggagaggagaggagacagcTCAGGGCCTTAACACCTCCTCGCCTGCCCTGCCTACAGTACCTACCGAGGATGGACAGTGGTTGGCTGCTGCCCCGTCGTATCCTTGCTTTCAGTTGCTCTCTCGTGGTCGTGGCAGCTGGCCCTGGCCTTGCCCGCCTCCGCCCTTGACCTCCCTGCTCCCTTAACCTACGCCCATCACATATACTCGGGGGTCCGGTTTTCGTACATGCGGTGTGAACATTGAATGGGCTTCCTGATTGCTGATCCAATAAGCAAGCGTCTGcgatctttcatttcaaaatggaATTCCGTACATCCCAACTCATCAAATCTGGTAACTTTCAACCCAACGGGTGTTTGGTTCGAgttactaaactttagtagctactaaacggtttagtcatttttagtaactccagagttactagagatgACTAAAATCTTTTTaatagcttttagtcatagcgtttggctaaaaaattactaaaatgactaaaagctactaaatttagtagttaCTAGACGAACCAAGCATGCCCTTATATGGCATCTTCCTGGAACACAAGTTGGCGGCAATCTCGATTTCTtcagcatgttcggttggctggttcgtatcgttgctggttcgtgaagaaatactgctggctggtttgtgtgagagaaaaatactgttccgtctaaaaatttacgatcgtttacgacgagccacagccaaacgaacaagctgCTTGAGGCTCCCGGGTGTCAGAGTGTGATGGGTTGGAGAGCACGTACGCAGCACACAGCAAAACCATCGGATCAAGAACAGGGACGACTACCAGTAGATGTATTACTGGCGTCCTTGTATAGCAAGCAACCACTTGCACGCTTCTTCGGTTTCTGTCACCGCAAATTGCTAAATGCAGCGCGCATACAGACCCACCCACATCCTTGTCAGCTGCAGAGCGAACAGGATCTGGGTGCGTCCGCATCCACCGCCGCGGACCATGGCACATGGGGCGGAGACGGGAGACGCTCTCGCTTGCCCTTGTTGCCTGCCCCTGCCCCCCTGCATGTTGATCGGCAGACATCAGGCCGCAAGATCTGCCGCAGCTGAAACAAAGGAACAGAGAAATGGTTTAGTCAGTCACCTAATCACCACCAGGTCATGGTCATCAATGATTGATAGCTCAAATAAAATGAAGCAAGGCTAATTGATTACTACCAGCTAGTGTCCACATAACCATGGGAAACAAGGTGCGGTGGTGCAGGCAAAATTTCCGGAATCTTTGGCAACCAGTAGCCTTTAGCGCCATAATAGCTAGTTTGGTCTGATATAGGAGTAAGTACTAATGATAATGATGCGGCATCATTCATCCACCACGATCTGCCATCAGTTCTTTTTCTATTTACTATTTCTGTtgtatatatagctaataataagtAACAAATAGGAGTACTACAAATGCACTTGCACATAACAAAGAAAGGGAAAACAGAAACAGAGCGCACTGTATCTGACAAACATAGATGGCCCAGCATAAGATGGTCACCAGGATGGCCATTAGCTCCCTGAAAATTCAGGCTACCGCAAACCACGGATAATAGATATTTTTGCAGTGCTGAATCGATAATAGAGTATTTTTGCAGTGCTGAATCGTAACCCCATACAAGTGGACAACTAAGTTGTTGGGCCTACTGGAACAAGTGGCAAATCAAAATAATGCCCAAACAGATTTTGATGGGGAAAGGATCAAACTACATGTCAGAGAGTGGAACAGACAAACACAAAGTATATTTGCGTTTGACAAAATCCTGAGCTAACAAGCAAAACTAGCTCATAATTGAAAAGGTAAAACAGAAACAAATAAATATTACCAACAAACTATCtatattataaaaaataagaTATATTATGATGAAATCACAGGTCAAAGAAATAAACAAATTCAATAAGAGTAATGATTTGTAGGAAAGACAAATCTGGTCCGTTCATGAAAGCACAGCTAAGACCAGACATGGCAAAATAGATTTCATGACCATCTACATTGAACTTACAAATCACCGAGATAACCATCTGGATCAACAGTGGAAGCAAAACACCAACAGCGACATAAAAAAGGGTACGAGCCATTAAATTACTGTAAGACAtgagaaaagaaataaaataaacGACTAGTCATTAGTCATTACAATATGATTGCATCATTATTCAGAAAAAGAAACTCAAGTTACTGAGATAACCATCTAGATCAACAGCAGAAGCAAGACACCAACACCATAAAAAAAACAGCATGTACCATTAAATTACCTTTAAGACATTATATTTTAACAAGAAAAGAAATAATATTAACGAGTAGTGATTAGTCACTAAAATACGACTGCATCATTATTCAGGAAAAATCAACTGCATAGTACAATTCTTATCAAAGTATTGAATACTTTTCAATAAATCAATAAATAATCATAACTTATCTTACAAAATTCTTCAGCCCTTCAATAGTAATGAGGTAATTTTTACATTGTCTTTGCACCTTCACTCTGGATATTAACAAGGAGAAACTGCTTTAAAGTGACAACATAGCCCCTTGTTTTAAGACTCAACAAACGAGTGCCTCTGACAAACAAGTTCCATGGTATTCTTGTACCTACACTCTTTTCAACGATTGGCACTCTGCCCCCAGCAAATCAGCAGAGGACACTGCAATTTACAGTCTGATCACATGAGGGCACCGTCATGGTGTGTTTAGGGCAGGGGCTCCAAAAGTCATTGTCAACCAGTATGCTAGCAGAAGCTGCCAGAAAAAATGTCATAGTAATAATTATTTAAGattctcaaaagaaaaaaaaaagtttatcTTTAGTATATTATTTCAATGAGTAAAATATTCATAAATGGCACGAAAATTACACAAATAGAGAAAGAAAAAGGTGATTCTAAGAAGAGATGCTAAACTTAAGAAAGTCCATTCTCCAAACAACCTGAACCTGGGTGTACATTACTATAGTCTTAACcaccatcactatcactatccAATAGAACATTTAAGGAAACAATGCCATATTCCCTTGCCTTCAATACAACTAGGCAGCCTTTGTCATATTATCATATGTTATTCTCACATTCCATATTTATTCTACACTTCACTCAACCCAGAGTCAGTGCAGTCATCAAGAAGCTGTAGTCATGTGCTGACAGCTAACAATATATAACCTTGGTACTGTTGGTCGAAGTGGAAATGGTTTGATTGAATGCATTCTAGGTTTATACTTACTCTTCATTGGTTCAATTCATCATGCTAAGGTCCACTGGCCGAATACTACCAGGATTACTGGGTCAACAATAGGACAGTTTTGCTTGCCATAGTGATAGCCAGAGCATGCCTTCTAGGAGACGCCTAAATCCAAATTTCACATAAACGAAGATACTACAGGGTTAATAATACTGCCTCTTATCCAAATTAGAGGCCACTTTTGCTTTGTCTAGACTCTAGAgttaaacttctctaactttgatcATTCTTTTAATCTTTTTAGaaaatatatattataaaatctacaagttcaaataaatgcactatcaagacaTATTTCATGGATAATTTAATGATACTCATTTGATTTTGTAGATGTTGGTGCATTTATTTATCTAAAAAagtggtcaaagttagagaagtttgactttacATAGCTAAAGTGCTTATAATTTTGGAACAGAGGGAAATATAAAGGAGACAGTGCAGTTTTGTTTTGTCCCAGTACAAGTGGAAATCAGACCAAGACAATATTACT encodes:
- the LOC136475938 gene encoding uncharacterized protein; translated protein: MAAAGHAVVPKFGSWDAENVGYTVFFEKVRDNKAPPAPAPKPSATGGGGGYDFDPYEHYESLSRKVPSRQPSSHGHGQPAAAARAPPPVVAGAGYDLDPYEHYDSLSSRNVASRPPSSHGHAPAAGYDFDPYEHYENLSARSVPSRPPSSHGNGLVHAPAPQPHHRPHPHPGHGYHRRTGSNGSNAASEASSRGSKFSPPRPYQPRYTSSNSNSDGGSFPPQTHGSGHGHGHGAQYHNHHHHHGAPRAASASASPPRHHHPPPPPLPRRPKPSAVPRFGVWDEQNAAMAAQGFTVQFEKVKRHREEASRTAPAPPPKLLSPDHEAAAPRARRHGKRKAERSFMSRMYRCLFPRVRE